The Streptomyces sp. NBC_00459 DNA segment GCGCGCCCCGGCCCGGCCCGCGGCGAAGAGGGACCGCCGCTCATGGACGGGATGGGGGTTCATAGGTCCGTTCGTGGCGGTGTTCGCCCTCGTCTTCCTGGCACCCATCGGGTACTCGATCTATCTGAGCCTCTTCAGGGACCAGCTGATCGGCGGCACGAGTTTCGTCGGCCTGGACAACTACAAGCAGGCGCTGGAGGACGACCAGTTCTGGGACTCCCTGATGCGGGTGTCGCTCTTCCTGGCCGTCCAGGTGCCGATCATGCTCGGCATCGCCCTGCTGATCGCCCTGGCCCTGGACAGCGGACGCCTCTTCGGCAAGGACTTCTTCCGCATCACGATCTTCCTGCCGTACGCGGTGCCCGCCGTGGTCGCCACCCTGATGTGGGGCTTCATGTACGGCACGAAGTACGGGCTGGTGGGTGACATCAACAGCGCGTTCGACGTCACGCTGCCGGACCCGCTCTCCAGCGATCTGGTCCTGGCGT contains these protein-coding regions:
- a CDS encoding carbohydrate ABC transporter permease; translation: MTTLEPPVAAKRAPARPAAKRDRRSWTGWGFIGPFVAVFALVFLAPIGYSIYLSLFRDQLIGGTSFVGLDNYKQALEDDQFWDSLMRVSLFLAVQVPIMLGIALLIALALDSGRLFGKDFFRITIFLPYAVPAVVATLMWGFMYGTKYGLVGDINSAFDVTLPDPLSSDLVLASIGNIVTWEFIGYNMLIFYSALRVIPLSLYEAAEIDGAGQFRVITAIKLPAIRGALVIATIFSIIGSFQLFNEPAILRPLARNAITTDFTPNFYTYSLSFNGQQHNYSAAVAIIMGLITMVIAYVVQLRGMRKGA